Proteins co-encoded in one Bremerella sp. TYQ1 genomic window:
- a CDS encoding bL17 family ribosomal protein, producing the protein MRHLRKGRRLGRSASHRKALFRNMASSLLLTERPDDVNESYYLYSDFLAADTPGTGHNTPKVKGRIVTTVQKAKELRPYVEKCITVAKKALPHLREAEKFATKAKPNTPEYKEWRQSDEWQKWNAAMAPALAARRRVVAMLGNQRAVEILFDEVAPRFEDRDGGYTRILKLAKPRLGDAGIQAILEFVGNDRDRVKTEAERPAFDNEEETAAAPAAEEAPAEESKEEAAAPEGEAAEAPAEEAGDEEKKEG; encoded by the coding sequence ATGCGACACCTACGAAAAGGTCGACGACTCGGACGCTCGGCGAGCCACCGCAAGGCTCTGTTCCGCAACATGGCCAGCAGCTTGCTGCTGACCGAACGTCCTGATGACGTCAACGAAAGCTACTACCTTTACAGCGACTTCCTGGCTGCTGACACTCCCGGTACCGGGCACAATACGCCAAAGGTAAAGGGTCGCATTGTCACGACCGTGCAGAAGGCGAAGGAACTACGTCCTTACGTCGAGAAGTGCATCACGGTCGCTAAGAAGGCACTACCGCATCTTCGTGAAGCTGAAAAGTTTGCGACGAAGGCCAAGCCAAACACGCCTGAATACAAAGAATGGCGTCAAAGCGATGAATGGCAGAAGTGGAATGCCGCGATGGCTCCTGCTCTGGCGGCTCGTCGTCGTGTTGTCGCTATGCTGGGCAATCAGCGAGCTGTCGAAATTTTATTCGACGAAGTTGCTCCACGCTTTGAAGATCGCGACGGTGGTTACACTCGTATCCTGAAGCTGGCCAAGCCACGTCTGGGTGACGCGGGTATCCAGGCCATCCTGGAATTCGTCGGTAACGATCGGGATCGTGTGAAGACTGAAGCGGAGCGTCCTGCATTCGATAACGAAGAAGAAACCGCAGCAGCACCAGCTGCCGAAGAAGCTCCGGCAGAAGAGTCCAAGGAAGAAGCAGCTGCACCAGAAGGTGAAGCAGCTGAAGCTCCTGCCGAAGAAGCTGGCGACGAAGAAAAGAAGGAAGGCTAA
- a CDS encoding putative metallopeptidase → MGRVQLHRSVKRRGFDFTFAMRLLVNDMVERMPELAHIDMSRVAVALVQARVDSTHGIFASLTPMRFEQGSRFTTRRGRKYFCQTLLDENGREMLYILSFYLPRFQNMDFSEKMITIFHELWHISPDFDGDIRRHPGRCYAHSSSQKEYDERMAVLSAQYLMKKPSPDLYAFLEQDFTKLYQQSGGIYGVKIPRPKLIPAAA, encoded by the coding sequence ATGGGACGGGTTCAGCTTCATCGTTCGGTAAAGCGTCGCGGCTTTGATTTCACCTTTGCGATGCGTCTGCTCGTTAATGACATGGTAGAGCGGATGCCGGAGTTGGCTCATATCGACATGAGCCGTGTGGCGGTTGCTCTCGTTCAGGCTCGTGTTGATTCAACGCATGGAATTTTCGCATCACTTACTCCGATGCGATTTGAACAAGGGTCCCGTTTCACTACGCGTCGCGGTCGGAAGTACTTCTGTCAGACGTTGTTGGACGAGAATGGACGGGAGATGCTCTACATTCTCAGCTTCTATCTACCACGTTTCCAGAATATGGACTTCTCTGAGAAGATGATCACCATCTTCCACGAATTGTGGCATATCAGCCCTGATTTCGACGGAGATATTCGTCGACACCCCGGGCGTTGTTACGCTCACTCTTCAAGCCAGAAAGAGTATGACGAGCGGATGGCCGTGCTTTCGGCTCAGTACCTGATGAAGAAGCCGTCACCCGACTTGTACGCATTTCTCGAGCAAGACTTTACTAAGCTCTACCAGCAAAGTGGTGGTATCTATGGGGTAAAGATTCCACGCCCAAAACTCATTCCTGCGGCCGCCTAG
- a CDS encoding YqjF family protein has translation MIDRVAPTIRPTLPVRGYQRWRSLLFMHWAVPVELIRQWVPKRLEIDLYDGLAYVGLVPFAMEGVRNAWWPSFTGLTFLETNVRTYVHFNGEPGVYFLSLDAAHQLAVWGARRFWGLPYYHARMSLTQSKNEIAYELVRTDRTANLKVRYRIGSALKPFSEISQEYFFLERYLLFLEHRDQLYSGQVHHAPYPAHLAEVLDLEDSLITAAGLDGDWGMPSHCHFSPGVDVEIFGLKKLG, from the coding sequence ATGATCGATCGCGTTGCACCGACGATTCGCCCAACGCTTCCGGTGCGTGGCTATCAGCGTTGGCGTTCCTTGTTGTTTATGCACTGGGCTGTTCCTGTCGAATTGATTCGGCAATGGGTGCCAAAGCGTCTGGAGATCGATCTGTATGATGGTCTGGCCTACGTCGGTTTGGTGCCTTTTGCCATGGAAGGAGTCCGGAATGCATGGTGGCCATCGTTTACGGGCCTAACGTTCCTGGAAACAAATGTTCGTACCTACGTGCATTTCAATGGTGAGCCTGGTGTTTACTTTCTTTCATTGGATGCGGCCCATCAGTTAGCGGTTTGGGGAGCACGGCGGTTCTGGGGATTGCCCTATTACCATGCTCGGATGAGTCTCACGCAATCCAAAAACGAAATTGCCTATGAACTCGTTCGAACTGATCGGACGGCCAATCTAAAGGTTCGCTACCGTATCGGTTCTGCATTAAAGCCATTTTCAGAAATCTCGCAGGAGTATTTCTTTCTAGAACGCTACCTGCTTTTCCTTGAGCATCGTGATCAGCTTTATTCTGGCCAAGTCCATCACGCCCCCTACCCTGCTCATTTGGCAGAGGTATTAGATCTGGAAGATTCATTGATCACAGCTGCTGGGCTAGATGGCGACTGGGGGATGCCTTCGCATTGCCATTTTTCTCCAGGAGTTGATGTCGAGATCTTTGGCCTGAAGAAGCTTGGATAA
- a CDS encoding arylsulfatase, whose product MVLRTLFTLLLALSWLHLETRAKADDAAKLPNVIVVMADDLGIGDLSATNPECKIKTPHLQQMADEGLTFLDAHTPSSVCTPTRYGLLAGRYNWRSRLARGVLSGTSEHLIPADRPTLGHLMKEAGYHTAMIGKWHLGWDWHKENGKIDFNKPVKNGPDINGFDQYYGHCGSLDMPPYVWVDTGKVTAVPTREDGVTSKEDQYGWYRKGPIGPDFEIEQVLPHLFDKSMAYVEERANPENKEQPFFLYLPLPAPHTPIVPVPPFKDASGLNPYGDFVMQVDHHMGQLMAKLKEQGIDEETLVIFTSDNGCSPQANFPLLKEKGHRPSAIYRGHKADIYEGGHRVPFIVRWPGKIEQGRSSQALACLTDVYSTLQEITGQPRKAVGGEDGYSLVPVFEGEETTGRDSLISHSISGHFAIRQGDWKLCLAHGSGGWSAPREPVAIKQGRPEMQLFNLASDPGEQTNLAESHPEQVETLLKLLEQQVANGRCTPGEKLPNDRAVTFLPKAAK is encoded by the coding sequence ATGGTTTTACGAACTCTCTTTACGCTGCTGCTGGCTCTTTCATGGTTGCACTTGGAAACACGTGCAAAGGCCGACGATGCGGCGAAGCTTCCCAACGTGATTGTCGTGATGGCGGACGATCTTGGGATTGGGGATCTGTCAGCGACGAATCCTGAGTGCAAAATCAAAACGCCACATCTTCAGCAGATGGCCGATGAGGGCCTGACGTTTCTCGATGCCCACACGCCAAGTTCGGTATGCACGCCAACGCGATATGGCCTTTTAGCGGGCCGCTACAACTGGCGATCACGACTGGCTCGCGGTGTGCTAAGCGGTACTAGCGAACATCTGATTCCTGCCGATCGACCCACGTTGGGACATCTGATGAAAGAGGCTGGGTATCATACCGCGATGATTGGGAAGTGGCATCTTGGTTGGGATTGGCATAAGGAAAACGGCAAGATCGATTTCAATAAGCCAGTCAAGAACGGACCGGATATCAATGGATTCGATCAGTACTACGGCCATTGTGGATCGCTCGATATGCCTCCGTATGTGTGGGTTGATACCGGCAAAGTGACTGCCGTCCCTACGCGAGAAGATGGCGTGACATCGAAAGAAGATCAGTACGGTTGGTATCGCAAAGGACCGATTGGGCCTGACTTCGAGATTGAGCAGGTCCTGCCCCATTTATTCGATAAATCGATGGCCTACGTCGAAGAGCGTGCCAATCCTGAAAACAAAGAGCAGCCATTCTTTCTCTATTTGCCGCTGCCAGCACCTCATACGCCCATTGTTCCAGTGCCGCCGTTCAAAGATGCCAGCGGCTTGAATCCATATGGCGATTTCGTTATGCAGGTCGACCATCACATGGGGCAATTAATGGCCAAGCTCAAAGAGCAAGGGATCGATGAGGAAACACTTGTGATATTCACGAGTGACAATGGTTGCTCTCCGCAGGCTAACTTTCCACTGCTCAAAGAAAAAGGACATCGTCCGAGTGCAATCTATCGTGGACACAAAGCAGATATCTACGAGGGAGGACATCGTGTGCCATTTATTGTTCGATGGCCAGGGAAGATCGAACAAGGAAGATCGTCCCAAGCGTTGGCCTGTCTGACGGATGTTTACTCGACGCTTCAGGAGATTACTGGACAACCGCGAAAAGCTGTTGGCGGGGAGGATGGCTACAGCCTTGTGCCGGTTTTTGAAGGTGAGGAAACAACCGGCCGCGATTCACTGATCAGTCATTCCATTTCAGGGCACTTTGCAATTCGCCAAGGGGATTGGAAGCTTTGCTTGGCCCATGGTAGCGGCGGTTGGAGTGCTCCTCGTGAACCGGTCGCCATCAAGCAAGGCCGGCCTGAAATGCAGCTGTTTAATCTTGCGTCGGACCCTGGCGAGCAAACGAACCTGGCAGAATCTCATCCTGAGCAAGTCGAAACGCTACTGAAACTTTTGGAGCAGCAGGTCGCCAACGGTCGTTGCACGCCAGGAGAGAAACTTCCCAACGATCGAGCGGTTACCTTCTTACCAAAGGCTGCCAAGTAG
- a CDS encoding DUF1080 domain-containing protein: protein MLKRMAAGALVCLMLSAVATAAEGEWKSLMDGKTFDGWKISENPESWKIEDGAFVAKGDRSHLFYVGEDKPFKNFEFKAKVKTDKNSNGGIYFHTKFQDAGWPKYGFEAQVNNTHHDRKKTGGIYSVKDVIDDSPAKDGEWFDYYIKVDGKHVVIKINGEVSADYTEPDDAQPGKDFTRVLDKGTFALQAHDPGSTVWFKDIQVRRLDD from the coding sequence ATGTTGAAACGTATGGCCGCTGGAGCCTTGGTTTGTTTGATGCTGTCCGCTGTCGCGACCGCCGCCGAAGGCGAATGGAAATCGCTGATGGATGGCAAGACTTTTGACGGCTGGAAGATCAGCGAAAACCCTGAGTCGTGGAAGATCGAAGATGGTGCGTTTGTTGCTAAAGGCGATCGCAGCCACTTGTTCTATGTCGGCGAAGATAAGCCGTTCAAGAACTTCGAGTTCAAAGCCAAAGTGAAGACCGACAAAAACAGCAACGGCGGCATCTACTTCCACACGAAGTTCCAAGACGCTGGCTGGCCAAAGTATGGCTTCGAAGCACAAGTCAATAACACCCACCACGATCGCAAGAAGACCGGTGGTATCTATTCGGTTAAGGACGTGATTGATGATTCGCCGGCCAAAGATGGCGAGTGGTTCGACTATTACATCAAAGTGGACGGCAAGCATGTCGTGATCAAGATCAACGGTGAAGTCTCCGCTGATTACACCGAGCCGGATGATGCCCAGCCTGGCAAAGACTTCACTCGCGTGCTGGACAAAGGGACGTTTGCTCTGCAAGCTCACGACCCTGGTAGCACCGTCTGGTTCAAGGACATCCAAGTTCGCCGCCTGGACGACTAA
- a CDS encoding ZIP family metal transporter — translation MFPMALIAIYCLLIIAASLLGGWLPVVVRLTHTRMQLMMSAVGGLMLGVGILHMLPHGILETGSLDWAMGGLLLGLLTTFFLMRLFHFHEHAPVEEEYPGTAAGDHEHGGHLHCDHDHSHSPPKHSHNHDDNADSKMRWLGVFLGLSLHTLLDGIALAAGVSAAAHHEPVTMGLIGFGVFLGIFLHKPLDALSITFIMRQSKWPLTTINIVNLGYALMCPLGVLLFFAGYNGLDASKQFMVGMALCFSAGVFLCISLADILPEVQFHSHDKVKLSLVMLLGVGVAYLIGFAEPGGLHDHSKDNKEKPVEVAEP, via the coding sequence ATGTTTCCAATGGCGTTGATTGCCATTTACTGCTTGCTGATCATCGCCGCGTCGCTTCTTGGCGGATGGCTTCCGGTGGTCGTGCGGCTTACCCATACCCGCATGCAGCTGATGATGAGCGCAGTTGGCGGATTGATGCTTGGCGTCGGCATTCTGCATATGTTGCCGCACGGTATCCTGGAAACGGGTTCTCTCGACTGGGCCATGGGAGGGCTTTTGCTAGGGCTCCTGACGACGTTCTTTTTGATGCGGTTATTCCACTTTCATGAGCATGCCCCCGTCGAAGAGGAATACCCCGGAACCGCAGCCGGAGATCACGAACATGGCGGGCATCTCCACTGCGATCACGATCATAGCCATAGTCCTCCCAAGCATTCTCATAACCATGACGACAACGCCGATTCTAAGATGCGGTGGCTTGGCGTCTTCCTGGGGTTGTCGCTGCACACACTGCTCGATGGCATCGCTCTCGCCGCCGGCGTATCGGCGGCAGCACACCACGAACCGGTCACGATGGGATTGATTGGGTTTGGCGTCTTCCTGGGGATCTTCCTCCACAAACCCCTTGATGCACTTTCGATCACGTTCATCATGCGGCAAAGCAAGTGGCCGTTAACGACAATCAATATTGTGAATCTTGGCTATGCGTTGATGTGTCCGCTGGGCGTGCTCCTATTCTTTGCAGGCTACAACGGACTTGATGCTTCGAAGCAGTTCATGGTAGGCATGGCACTCTGTTTTTCCGCTGGTGTATTTCTTTGTATCTCGCTGGCCGACATTTTGCCGGAAGTCCAATTCCATTCCCATGACAAAGTGAAGCTTTCACTGGTTATGCTCTTGGGGGTCGGTGTGGCTTATCTGATTGGTTTTGCCGAGCCAGGTGGCCTCCATGACCACAGCAAAGACAACAAAGAAAAGCCCGTGGAAGTCGCCGAACCGTAA
- a CDS encoding cation-translocating P-type ATPase: MTRTPPESSIANPSHVVLQVAELDCAEEVRILKDGLANKQGIEKLDFDVMRGRMDVYYDGQTWNIDTLQEAVSSLGMSAVPVEEEADDAEITEMPSGNRGRERALVRSGAFLLVAVVIQAWEAGDITAIFGYGEGAHTISVLANILYLISIGLGIRWILPKAAKSVLRFSADMNVLMTVAVLGAIILGEFFEAAMVTFLFTLSEVLEQRSVSRARRSIQSLMSLAPDVARVKTDAGVQELPTDDIKNGQICLVRSGERIPLDGTITLGVSAVDQAPITGESVPVEKEPGDPVYAGTINGNGSLEFRVEGTSGSTLLTRIVRLIDQAYQRRAPSEQWVDQFARYYTPTMMLLAVAMMVVPPTILGWSAETATTWFYNGLVLLVIACPCALVISTPVSIVSGLTAAARNGVLVKGGLSLETLAKVKAVVLDKTGTLTTGTPSVTSVQCFGEVSEDRALAFASGLQQHSTHPIAKAILAYADQREVTPENFMEVQEIAGRGISGRSGERKLWLGSSRLATEQGVADSDLKIAEGRGGANVVLLGEGDSVLAAFVLQDQLRDTAVHAVESLHRLGIDQVELISGDRTNVVESVARQVGVDAWKAEQLPEDKIEAVTRLRNEHKLVAMVGDGINDGPALAAADVGIAMGAIGSDTAIETADVALMSDEIEKLPWLIQHGRRTLALIRQNIFAALAIKVIFVALTMIGISNLWLAILADTGVSLAVIANSLRLLKATHSDS, from the coding sequence ATGACTCGCACGCCGCCAGAATCATCAATCGCGAACCCTTCTCACGTTGTTTTGCAAGTCGCCGAGTTAGACTGCGCCGAAGAAGTTCGCATTTTGAAGGATGGCCTGGCCAACAAGCAGGGGATTGAGAAGCTCGACTTCGATGTCATGCGGGGACGGATGGATGTCTACTACGACGGCCAGACGTGGAATATTGATACCTTGCAAGAGGCCGTTTCGTCGCTGGGAATGTCCGCAGTTCCGGTCGAAGAGGAGGCAGACGATGCTGAGATTACCGAGATGCCAAGCGGTAACCGAGGCCGTGAACGTGCGTTAGTAAGAAGTGGTGCGTTTCTGCTTGTTGCGGTCGTCATTCAAGCATGGGAGGCGGGGGATATCACGGCTATCTTCGGCTACGGCGAAGGGGCACACACGATTTCGGTACTTGCCAATATCCTCTACCTAATTTCGATCGGGTTAGGCATCCGTTGGATTTTGCCCAAAGCCGCGAAGTCTGTTTTGCGGTTTTCCGCCGATATGAACGTCCTGATGACCGTCGCCGTGTTAGGCGCGATCATCTTGGGTGAGTTCTTTGAAGCCGCGATGGTCACGTTCCTGTTTACGTTATCCGAAGTGCTCGAACAGCGAAGCGTTTCGCGTGCTCGGCGATCGATTCAATCACTCATGTCACTTGCCCCAGACGTGGCTCGCGTAAAAACGGATGCCGGAGTTCAGGAGCTACCGACCGACGATATTAAAAACGGGCAGATTTGCCTAGTGCGTTCCGGCGAACGGATTCCCTTGGACGGCACCATCACGCTAGGCGTGTCGGCTGTCGATCAGGCACCGATTACCGGTGAGTCAGTTCCTGTTGAAAAAGAGCCAGGCGATCCGGTCTATGCGGGCACCATTAACGGCAATGGAAGTCTCGAGTTTCGTGTCGAAGGGACCTCCGGTTCGACGTTACTCACGCGGATCGTGCGTTTAATCGACCAGGCATATCAGCGACGCGCCCCAAGCGAGCAATGGGTCGACCAATTCGCTCGCTATTACACGCCCACTATGATGTTGCTGGCCGTCGCGATGATGGTCGTCCCGCCGACGATTTTAGGTTGGTCAGCGGAAACCGCGACGACGTGGTTTTACAACGGATTGGTTTTGCTGGTGATCGCGTGTCCTTGTGCTTTGGTGATCTCGACGCCGGTTAGTATCGTTTCTGGTTTGACGGCAGCTGCTAGAAATGGAGTCTTAGTGAAAGGTGGTCTATCGCTGGAGACGCTGGCCAAAGTAAAAGCGGTGGTTCTCGACAAGACGGGAACGCTCACAACAGGAACCCCCTCGGTCACATCCGTTCAGTGTTTTGGCGAGGTTTCGGAGGACCGGGCTTTGGCGTTCGCTTCGGGACTTCAACAGCACAGCACTCATCCAATTGCCAAAGCAATTCTGGCCTATGCCGACCAAAGAGAGGTAACGCCGGAGAATTTCATGGAGGTCCAAGAGATCGCTGGCCGTGGGATTTCTGGCCGCAGCGGTGAGCGGAAGCTTTGGCTCGGGAGTTCACGCTTGGCAACGGAACAGGGGGTTGCCGATTCCGACTTAAAGATCGCAGAGGGGCGAGGTGGAGCCAATGTCGTCCTTCTCGGTGAAGGTGATTCTGTGTTGGCGGCATTTGTACTTCAGGACCAACTGCGAGACACGGCCGTGCACGCGGTTGAATCGCTACATCGACTCGGCATTGATCAAGTTGAACTGATTTCGGGTGATCGCACAAACGTTGTCGAATCGGTGGCACGACAAGTGGGAGTGGACGCGTGGAAAGCGGAGCAGCTACCGGAAGATAAGATTGAAGCCGTAACGCGGTTACGAAATGAGCACAAACTGGTCGCCATGGTTGGAGATGGTATCAATGACGGCCCCGCGCTGGCGGCCGCGGACGTAGGAATTGCCATGGGGGCAATCGGCAGCGACACGGCGATCGAAACGGCCGACGTTGCGTTGATGTCGGATGAAATCGAAAAGCTTCCGTGGCTGATCCAGCATGGTCGCCGTACGTTGGCGTTGATTCGTCAGAACATCTTTGCTGCCCTGGCAATCAAAGTAATCTTCGTGGCTCTGACGATGATTGGTATCTCCAATCTTTGGCTGGCCATTCTGGCTGATACAGGAGTTTCGCTGGCGGTTATCGCCAACAGCTTGCGACTCTTGAAGGCGACGCATTCTGATTCATAA
- the pgk gene encoding phosphoglycerate kinase, which translates to MAKLSIADVDVSGKKVLMRVDFNVPLDGGKITDDRRIEMALPSIKSVVDRGGQLILMSHLGRPEPGADNSAFSLKPAAVRLGELLSKDVAFATDTVGDDAAAKVAALTDGGVVVLENLRFEKGEKKGDSEFAGKLAAFADIYCNDAFGTCHRTDASMVAVPEAMGDKPKVVGFLVEKEITYLSDAIGNPKRPFVAILGGAKVSDKIMVIKNLLGICDKVLIGGAMAYTFSLAQGGKVGKSLVEKDKVELAKELIEAGGDKLVLPVDTHCGDDFSGDCNKVIVKAGEIPDEYEGLDVGPETAKLYAELVKDAQTVVWNGPMGVFEMPPFDAGTKAVADAIAQSDAISIIGGGDSAAAIGQFGLDDKVTHVSTGGGASLSMLEGQAFKAVDVLNDK; encoded by the coding sequence ATGGCAAAGCTATCGATCGCCGACGTAGACGTAAGTGGTAAAAAAGTCTTGATGCGGGTCGACTTCAATGTCCCGCTCGACGGTGGCAAGATCACGGACGATCGTCGCATCGAAATGGCCCTTCCTTCGATCAAATCGGTCGTGGATCGTGGCGGTCAATTGATTCTGATGAGCCATCTTGGTCGACCAGAGCCAGGGGCAGACAACTCTGCTTTCAGTCTGAAACCAGCTGCCGTTCGTTTGGGTGAGCTGCTGAGCAAGGATGTTGCCTTTGCGACCGATACTGTGGGTGACGATGCTGCCGCCAAGGTAGCCGCTTTGACCGACGGTGGTGTGGTCGTCTTGGAAAACCTCCGCTTCGAAAAAGGCGAAAAGAAGGGCGATTCTGAATTCGCTGGCAAATTGGCCGCGTTTGCCGACATCTACTGCAACGATGCGTTTGGAACTTGTCACCGAACCGACGCTTCGATGGTTGCCGTACCGGAAGCAATGGGCGACAAGCCTAAGGTCGTTGGTTTCCTGGTCGAGAAGGAAATTACCTATCTGTCGGATGCTATCGGCAACCCTAAGCGACCATTCGTTGCGATCTTGGGCGGTGCGAAGGTCTCTGACAAGATCATGGTCATCAAGAACCTGCTGGGCATTTGCGATAAGGTCCTCATCGGCGGTGCAATGGCTTACACCTTCTCGCTCGCTCAAGGTGGCAAAGTCGGCAAGAGCCTTGTCGAAAAAGACAAAGTTGAACTGGCCAAAGAGCTGATTGAAGCTGGCGGCGACAAGCTCGTGCTGCCTGTCGATACGCATTGTGGGGATGACTTCAGTGGCGACTGCAATAAAGTCATTGTCAAAGCCGGAGAAATTCCAGACGAATACGAAGGTTTGGACGTGGGGCCAGAAACGGCCAAGCTTTATGCTGAATTGGTGAAAGATGCACAAACGGTTGTCTGGAATGGTCCAATGGGCGTATTCGAGATGCCTCCATTCGATGCCGGTACTAAGGCTGTTGCGGATGCGATTGCCCAGTCGGATGCCATCAGCATCATTGGCGGTGGTGACAGTGCTGCGGCCATCGGTCAATTCGGACTCGACGACAAAGTAACCCACGTTTCGACCGGGGGTGGAGCCAGCCTCTCGATGCTGGAAGGTCAGGCTTTTAAGGCCGTTGATGTCTTGAACGATAAATAA
- a CDS encoding DinB family protein: MNAVTPILRLHEHRLWANRHLRDVCHLLTTEQLRQTHAIGQGTIWKTLCHMYAAEYVWLAALEGIDDAVAPGDVVGKLPGNQEGENAADSLETLFQRWDELDLRWERFLDGLTSDMLTKTIYRKSSSSYQGQRIGSSMLDVLLHVATHAHYTTAQAINMLRHSGVENLPPSMLITLARGQAQG; encoded by the coding sequence ATGAATGCCGTAACGCCGATCCTTCGTCTGCATGAACATCGCCTCTGGGCCAATCGGCACCTACGTGATGTCTGCCATCTGTTGACGACAGAGCAATTGCGGCAAACGCATGCCATTGGGCAAGGAACCATCTGGAAAACACTTTGCCATATGTATGCGGCAGAGTATGTCTGGCTGGCGGCATTAGAAGGAATAGATGATGCCGTTGCTCCAGGAGATGTCGTAGGCAAATTGCCTGGAAACCAAGAGGGCGAGAACGCGGCGGATTCACTCGAAACGCTTTTTCAGCGATGGGACGAATTGGATCTTCGTTGGGAGCGTTTCCTCGATGGGCTGACGTCCGATATGCTCACCAAGACGATCTATCGAAAGAGTTCCAGCAGCTACCAAGGACAACGCATTGGTTCTTCTATGCTTGATGTTCTCTTGCATGTGGCAACGCATGCCCATTACACGACTGCCCAGGCAATTAATATGCTTCGACATAGCGGCGTAGAAAACCTGCCGCCGTCCATGTTAATCACGCTTGCCCGCGGTCAAGCCCAAGGCTAA
- a CDS encoding CrcB family protein — MTNVKLILMIAVFGALGALARVYVGTFVQSFVPATESYRFPVGTLTVNVLGCLLFGFLGYLGHHLDILSPFWRTALLSGCLGSFTTFSTFGFETVLLYEDAPYGKLYLAGANVVLNVALGVGAILLGLQLGRWYTSS, encoded by the coding sequence ATGACGAACGTGAAACTGATCCTCATGATTGCCGTCTTTGGAGCGCTCGGTGCGCTTGCCCGTGTTTATGTCGGTACGTTTGTACAAAGCTTCGTGCCGGCAACCGAATCGTATCGGTTCCCTGTTGGCACGCTGACGGTCAATGTCTTGGGATGCTTGTTGTTTGGGTTCCTGGGTTACCTGGGGCATCATCTTGATATCTTGTCGCCATTCTGGCGTACGGCACTGCTATCGGGATGCCTTGGTTCGTTTACGACGTTCTCTACGTTTGGATTCGAGACCGTCCTTTTGTACGAAGACGCGCCGTATGGAAAGCTCTACCTGGCAGGTGCGAATGTCGTTTTGAATGTCGCATTGGGGGTGGGGGCTATCCTGCTAGGGTTACAACTTGGGCGTTGGTATACGTCGAGTTAA